In Carnobacterium sp. CP1, the following are encoded in one genomic region:
- the pfkA gene encoding 6-phosphofructokinase, translating to MKRIAVLTSGGDAPGMNAAVRAVVRKGLYEGMEVYGINYGYAGLVAGDIRKLTRRDVGDKISRGGTFLYSARYPEFATEEGQLRGIEQLKKFGIEGLVVIGGDGSYRGGLALAKHGYPTIGLPGTIDNDIPGTDYCIGFDTAINTVLDSVDKIRDTATSHVRTFIVEVMGRNAGDIALWTGVAGGAEQIIIPEKEFNMEEVASTIQKGRERGKKHSIIILAEGVMNGNDFAEKLSEYGDHHARVTVLGHVQRGGSPTARDRVLASIFGAKAVDLLKEGKGGLGLGIIGSKIVENDFEDLLQNQKHMPDVSLYKLNQEISY from the coding sequence ATGAAACGTATCGCTGTTTTGACAAGTGGTGGGGACGCCCCAGGTATGAACGCAGCTGTTCGCGCAGTCGTTCGTAAAGGACTTTATGAAGGAATGGAAGTTTATGGTATCAACTATGGCTATGCAGGTTTAGTAGCCGGAGACATTCGTAAATTGACCAGAAGAGATGTTGGAGACAAAATTTCACGTGGTGGAACATTTCTTTATTCAGCTCGTTACCCTGAATTTGCAACTGAAGAAGGACAATTAAGAGGAATAGAACAGCTGAAAAAATTTGGCATTGAAGGTTTAGTAGTCATTGGCGGAGATGGGTCTTACCGTGGAGGTTTGGCTTTAGCTAAACATGGCTATCCAACGATCGGATTGCCTGGAACGATCGACAATGACATTCCGGGAACCGACTACTGTATCGGTTTTGATACAGCAATCAATACCGTTTTAGATTCAGTTGATAAAATCAGAGACACTGCAACGAGCCATGTGCGTACTTTTATCGTTGAAGTAATGGGCCGTAATGCAGGAGACATTGCTTTGTGGACCGGTGTTGCTGGCGGAGCAGAACAAATCATCATTCCAGAAAAAGAATTTAATATGGAAGAGGTTGCCAGCACGATACAAAAAGGACGCGAACGAGGTAAAAAACACAGCATTATTATTCTGGCTGAAGGCGTAATGAATGGCAATGATTTTGCTGAGAAACTATCTGAATATGGAGATCATCATGCACGCGTGACTGTCTTAGGACATGTGCAGCGTGGCGGTTCTCCTACAGCTCGTGACCGTGTGCTTGCAAGCATTTTTGGCGCTAAAGCAGTTGACCTTCTGAAAGAAGGCAAAGGCGGTTTAGGCTTAGGTATTATTGGTAGTAAAATTGTGGAAAATGATTTTGAAGATCTTTTACAAAATCAAAAACATATGCCTGATGTATCTCTGTATAAATTGAATCAAGAAATTTCTTATTAA